A single genomic interval of Flavihumibacter rivuli harbors:
- the mgtE gene encoding magnesium transporter: MSVELEKPSMSEQFESLIKVEDKLRIRDFLNNQNISDVAELVSEYSDYASQIIGNMSTHRAASVFKILDITLQKAIIQELPPFTTAELLNELPADDRTDFLEELPSEVVKELIKTLDPEERKVTLSLLGYKEGSVGRLMTPDYIAVNADWTMGEVLEHVREVGKDSETIDVIYVVNDKGEFVDDMRIREVILTNPEKKVSEIIDNRYIALNVNDDQEVANQTFKMNNRVALPVVDDNNILLGIVTIDDVLWVANEEFSEDIQKIGGTEALDEPYLEMPLLKLFKKRIVWLVVLFLGEMLTATAMGYFEDEIAKAVVLALFVPLIISSGGNSGSQASTLIIQAMAVGEITVSDWWRVMRREILSGLLLGTVLGCIGFLRVLVWSQFFPDVYGQHYVEIGAAVGVSLIGVVLWGTLSGSMLPMALKKAGADPAVSSAPFVATLVDVTGLIIYFSVAYFFLQGLLL; encoded by the coding sequence ATGTCAGTTGAATTGGAAAAACCTTCAATGAGTGAGCAGTTTGAATCCTTGATCAAGGTCGAAGACAAGCTACGTATCCGGGACTTCCTGAACAACCAGAACATCAGCGATGTGGCAGAACTGGTCAGTGAATACTCTGACTATGCCAGCCAGATCATTGGGAACATGAGCACCCACCGGGCGGCAAGTGTGTTCAAGATCCTGGACATCACCCTCCAGAAGGCAATTATCCAGGAACTGCCTCCTTTCACCACTGCAGAACTTCTAAACGAACTGCCTGCCGATGACCGTACCGACTTTCTCGAAGAGCTGCCCAGCGAAGTGGTGAAAGAACTGATCAAAACCCTTGATCCGGAAGAAAGAAAAGTAACCCTGTCACTACTGGGGTACAAGGAAGGCAGTGTTGGCCGATTGATGACCCCGGACTATATAGCAGTAAATGCCGACTGGACCATGGGGGAAGTATTGGAACATGTAAGGGAGGTTGGCAAGGATAGCGAAACCATCGATGTGATCTATGTGGTGAATGACAAAGGTGAGTTCGTTGACGATATGCGGATAAGGGAGGTTATCCTGACCAACCCGGAAAAGAAGGTCAGTGAGATCATTGATAACCGTTATATCGCCCTTAATGTAAATGACGACCAGGAAGTTGCCAACCAGACATTCAAGATGAATAACAGGGTTGCCCTTCCGGTGGTGGACGACAACAATATCTTGCTGGGCATTGTCACCATCGACGATGTGCTTTGGGTGGCGAATGAAGAGTTCAGCGAGGACATCCAGAAGATCGGTGGTACAGAAGCCCTTGACGAGCCCTACCTGGAAATGCCCCTTCTCAAGTTGTTTAAGAAGAGGATCGTTTGGCTGGTGGTCTTGTTCCTTGGGGAAATGCTAACAGCCACGGCCATGGGATATTTTGAAGATGAGATAGCGAAGGCGGTAGTACTGGCATTATTTGTGCCATTGATCATCTCCAGTGGAGGCAATAGCGGCTCACAGGCGTCCACCCTCATTATCCAGGCGATGGCAGTAGGCGAGATCACCGTCAGTGACTGGTGGCGGGTGATGAGAAGGGAAATTCTTTCAGGCTTGTTATTGGGCACGGTGCTGGGATGCATTGGCTTCCTGAGGGTACTGGTATGGTCCCAGTTCTTTCCTGATGTTTACGGCCAGCATTATGTAGAAATCGGGGCAGCTGTGGGAGTGTCACTGATTGGTGTAGTACTTTGGGGTACCCTGAGCGGTTCCATGCTTCCGATGGCACTGAAAAAAGCGGGGGCCGACCCAGCCGTTTCTTCAGCGCCATTTGTAGCCACCCTGGTTGATGTAACAGGGCTTATTATCTATTTTTCTGTTGCATATTTCTTCCTGCAGGGACTGCTTTTATAG
- a CDS encoding DUF4403 family protein — translation MKPATAIIAIVMIGLSLMLAGCAVKKPLVDETMIGKSLPPVPVSQFNIPVRAYVKPFMVMADQMAPREILSEGWPNYYPSGCDFRYKCRFVRNNMQFNCTNNSITLTINGAYQVAGSKTVCVMGQPVSPWVSGSCGFGNEALRKVTISMRTDLVFQPDYTIRTITRVNKVTPADRCLVTILNTDITAMIIDSIAASSRAFGQSLDQRIATMRFDNLLLPIAEKVGKKIPMAGYGYMNLNPAAVSVSPINYSNDTLNFVASLACYPALSSDSTNHTRTTSLPPLKNGTIPEGINLTVNAVYDYGTIDSILTTTLRNRVVETNGEKIAIEKVSVKGLDHHQVEFRIDFKGTKKGTIYLKGTPILDRSNQVLLVPDLDYDLNSSNLSLTLGKTFFNKKIIALLREKARVNVADMYRKNKAMLDSSLNRTVVQGVQIKGNTSDLRLNALVIDKDHVSVQANATGKATLIIGRLN, via the coding sequence ATGAAACCCGCTACCGCAATCATAGCGATCGTCATGATAGGCCTGTCCCTGATGCTTGCGGGATGTGCAGTAAAGAAGCCCCTTGTTGATGAAACCATGATCGGGAAGTCACTTCCCCCGGTACCGGTTTCACAGTTTAATATCCCTGTGAGGGCCTATGTAAAACCATTCATGGTAATGGCCGACCAAATGGCCCCAAGGGAAATCCTTTCCGAAGGCTGGCCCAACTACTACCCATCCGGCTGCGATTTCCGTTACAAGTGCAGGTTTGTCCGCAACAATATGCAGTTCAACTGCACGAACAACAGCATTACTTTGACTATCAATGGGGCCTACCAGGTTGCCGGCAGTAAAACCGTTTGTGTGATGGGACAACCCGTTTCACCATGGGTTAGCGGTAGTTGTGGCTTTGGAAACGAAGCTTTACGCAAGGTTACCATCAGCATGCGTACCGACCTCGTATTTCAACCCGACTATACCATTAGGACCATCACCAGGGTAAACAAGGTAACACCTGCAGACCGCTGTTTGGTAACCATCCTCAATACAGACATAACCGCCATGATCATAGACTCCATTGCTGCTTCCTCCAGGGCTTTCGGGCAGTCATTGGACCAGAGGATTGCCACAATGCGATTCGACAATCTACTGTTACCAATAGCCGAAAAGGTGGGCAAGAAGATACCTATGGCAGGTTATGGATACATGAATCTAAATCCAGCGGCGGTTAGTGTTAGCCCTATCAATTACAGCAACGATACGCTCAACTTTGTAGCATCCCTTGCCTGCTATCCGGCATTGAGTTCCGATAGTACCAACCATACCCGTACAACCAGTTTGCCTCCCCTGAAAAACGGCACTATTCCCGAAGGCATAAACCTAACCGTTAACGCTGTTTATGACTACGGGACCATTGACTCCATCCTGACCACAACACTCCGCAACCGCGTTGTTGAAACGAATGGAGAAAAGATAGCGATTGAGAAAGTGTCAGTTAAAGGACTGGATCACCACCAGGTCGAATTCAGGATCGATTTTAAAGGCACAAAAAAAGGCACGATCTACCTGAAAGGCACACCCATTCTTGACCGCTCGAACCAGGTATTATTGGTACCCGACCTGGACTATGACCTGAACTCTTCCAACCTCTCCCTTACCCTGGGCAAAACCTTCTTTAACAAGAAGATCATCGCTTTACTGAGGGAAAAGGCAAGGGTCAATGTGGCGGACATGTACCGCAAGAACAAAGCCATGCTGGACAGTTCGCTCAACCGTACTGTTGTACAGGGCGTTCAAATAAAAGGCAACACATCTGACCTGAGATTGAATGCGCTGGTGATAGACAAGGATCATGTGAGTGTACAGGCGAATGCCACTGGAAAAGCCACCCTTATCATTGGCAGGCTAAACTAA
- the der gene encoding ribosome biogenesis GTPase Der, producing MAGYTVAIVGRPNVGKSTFFNRLLEQRKAIVDDVSGVTRDRQYGVAEWGGKTFNVIDTGGFVPKSDDIFEQEIKKQVLIALDEADALIFMTDTATGVTDLDESMADVLRRTTKPVYLAVNKVDNHERLLEAAEFYSLGFEKVFFISAISGSGSGELLDAVIEPITDEQEAKEGDKAIPKFAIIGQPNVGKSSLLNALVGQERTIVSDIAGTTRDTIHTHYNLFQKEFVLIDTAGIRRKQKVHEDLEFYSVIRAIKAMDEADVCLLILDAEKGITAQDLSIFSLAARKGKGVVILVNKWDLVEKETNTARDYEKILKTRLAPFTDVPVIFISAKEKLRIFKAIEIALEVYDNRQQKIPTSQLNETMLKAIAAYHPPVVRGNPVSIKYVTQLPTVVPSFAFFCNYPDDIKTPYRNYLENKLREQFNFSGVPVRIFFRKK from the coding sequence ATGGCAGGATATACCGTTGCGATAGTGGGAAGGCCCAATGTGGGGAAGAGTACTTTTTTCAATCGTTTGCTGGAACAAAGGAAGGCAATTGTTGATGATGTCAGTGGGGTGACGCGAGACCGCCAATATGGTGTGGCCGAGTGGGGTGGAAAGACCTTCAACGTTATTGACACAGGTGGATTTGTGCCAAAGAGTGATGATATTTTTGAGCAGGAGATCAAGAAGCAGGTGTTGATCGCCCTGGATGAAGCCGATGCCCTGATATTTATGACGGATACCGCCACGGGGGTTACCGATCTGGATGAATCGATGGCAGATGTGCTCAGGCGCACTACCAAGCCTGTATACCTTGCCGTGAACAAGGTAGATAACCATGAGCGGCTTTTAGAGGCAGCTGAATTCTATAGCCTTGGTTTTGAGAAGGTATTCTTTATTTCCGCGATCAGTGGAAGTGGTTCAGGTGAACTTTTGGATGCCGTTATTGAGCCCATTACAGATGAGCAGGAAGCAAAGGAAGGCGATAAGGCCATTCCCAAATTCGCGATCATCGGCCAGCCTAATGTTGGAAAATCGTCCTTATTGAATGCCCTGGTGGGGCAGGAGCGTACCATCGTCAGTGATATCGCCGGTACTACCAGGGATACCATCCATACCCATTACAATCTTTTCCAGAAGGAATTTGTGTTGATCGATACTGCTGGTATCAGGAGGAAACAAAAGGTGCATGAAGACCTGGAGTTTTACTCCGTGATCCGTGCCATCAAGGCTATGGATGAGGCCGATGTTTGTTTGCTGATACTGGATGCGGAAAAGGGAATAACAGCCCAGGACCTCAGCATCTTCAGCCTAGCAGCCCGAAAAGGGAAAGGGGTGGTAATCCTGGTGAACAAATGGGACCTGGTGGAGAAGGAAACCAATACTGCCAGGGACTATGAGAAGATATTGAAGACCCGGTTGGCCCCCTTTACGGACGTTCCGGTAATTTTTATCTCTGCTAAAGAAAAGCTCAGGATATTCAAGGCCATTGAAATTGCCCTGGAAGTGTATGATAACCGCCAACAAAAGATACCGACCTCGCAGCTGAATGAGACCATGTTGAAGGCCATCGCTGCATACCATCCCCCGGTAGTTCGGGGTAATCCTGTGAGTATCAAATATGTAACCCAGTTGCCTACCGTGGTGCCGTCTTTTGCCTTTTTCTGTAATTACCCGGATGATATCAAGACCCCATACCGTAACTACCTGGAAAACAAGCTCAGGGAGCAGTTCAATTTCAGTGGGGTGCCGGTTAGGATATTCTTCCGAAAGAAATAG
- a CDS encoding SET domain-containing protein, translating to MILPFLFIAPTEHMGRGVFTAEDIAPGTLVEISPVIVMGPEDRQHLDQTLLHDYIFEWGEDRKSCCMALGYVPIYNHSYNSNCEYEMDFEHDLIRIKTMRAVKAGEELFINYNGDWDDQQPVWFDVR from the coding sequence ATGATTCTACCATTCCTGTTCATTGCCCCGACTGAGCATATGGGGCGAGGTGTCTTTACTGCTGAAGATATTGCGCCTGGTACCCTTGTGGAGATCAGCCCTGTTATTGTCATGGGCCCGGAAGACAGGCAGCATCTTGACCAGACCCTCCTGCATGATTACATTTTTGAATGGGGGGAGGACAGGAAATCATGTTGCATGGCCCTGGGTTATGTACCCATTTACAACCACAGCTATAACAGTAACTGTGAATATGAAATGGATTTTGAACATGACCTCATCAGGATCAAAACCATGAGGGCGGTCAAAGCTGGTGAAGAACTGTTCATTAACTACAATGGGGACTGGGATGACCAGCAACCTGTATGGTTTGATGTGAGGTAG
- a CDS encoding head GIN domain-containing protein — MKKIIVLGLSLLVAVSMQAQKFIINDSNAKLRQVGSFTGVKVSSAIDTYISQGEENAVAVSASDESSRDRIRTEVKDGVLHVWFDAKGWTDWRGNKRLKAYISVREINLIKADGACDVKLMGKVKTDKLVVDLSGASDIEGELECKELNVDVSGASDIKLKGSVGNINLSASGASSLKGYDLVTDYLDVDASGASSVYITVNKEMKVKASGASDIKYKGPGVIRDMKSSGASSISRKDG, encoded by the coding sequence ATGAAAAAGATTATTGTACTAGGGCTGTCGCTGTTAGTGGCAGTGTCCATGCAGGCGCAAAAGTTCATCATTAACGATAGCAATGCAAAGCTGAGGCAGGTTGGGAGTTTTACAGGGGTAAAGGTCTCCAGTGCCATTGATACCTATATATCACAGGGGGAGGAGAATGCCGTTGCGGTAAGTGCTTCGGATGAATCCAGCAGGGACCGGATAAGGACAGAGGTGAAGGATGGTGTATTGCATGTATGGTTTGATGCCAAGGGCTGGACAGATTGGAGGGGAAACAAGCGATTGAAGGCATATATTTCCGTACGGGAGATAAACCTTATCAAGGCAGATGGCGCCTGTGATGTAAAACTGATGGGGAAGGTCAAGACGGACAAGCTGGTTGTTGACCTGAGCGGAGCCAGTGATATTGAAGGGGAGCTGGAATGCAAGGAGCTTAATGTAGATGTATCGGGTGCCAGTGATATCAAGTTGAAGGGCAGCGTTGGGAATATCAACCTTAGTGCCAGTGGGGCAAGCTCCCTGAAAGGATATGACCTGGTTACGGATTATCTTGATGTTGATGCCAGTGGTGCTTCTTCCGTGTACATTACCGTGAACAAGGAGATGAAAGTAAAGGCCAGCGGGGCCAGTGATATCAAGTACAAAGGACCGGGCGTGATCAGGGATATGAAGTCGAGTGGCGCCAGCAGTATTTCCAGGAAGGACGGATAG
- the era gene encoding GTPase Era, whose translation MKVGFVNIFGKPNAGKSTLLNAFLGEKLAIVSPKVQTTRHRIKGILSEPGYQVIFSDTPGIIEPKYKLHERMMQAVKSALEDADLALLLVDVNDNLEESDGIFSSLRLKVPAVLVINKIDSATSARLEEVKAYFTGKAYVKDMVAVSALNKHGLDELLQKVLSYLPEGEPFFDEENLTDLPTRFFVGELIREQVYQLYQDEIPYHTAVLVQEFKEKSTLIKIQADIIVQRDTQKGIILGERGKMIKELGTRARKEIEKFLGQKVFLELFVKVRPKWRDNDLHLKEYGYNG comes from the coding sequence ATGAAGGTAGGTTTCGTCAATATTTTCGGTAAGCCCAATGCTGGTAAAAGCACTTTGCTGAACGCCTTTTTAGGTGAGAAACTGGCCATTGTATCACCGAAAGTGCAAACCACCCGCCACAGGATCAAGGGTATCCTTTCTGAACCCGGTTACCAGGTCATTTTTTCTGATACTCCCGGAATCATCGAACCCAAATACAAGTTGCACGAGCGTATGATGCAGGCCGTTAAGAGTGCCCTGGAAGACGCCGACCTTGCCCTTTTATTGGTGGATGTGAATGATAACCTGGAGGAGAGTGATGGCATTTTCAGCTCCCTTCGCCTGAAAGTTCCGGCAGTATTGGTGATCAATAAGATCGATAGCGCTACAAGTGCCCGCCTGGAAGAAGTAAAGGCCTACTTTACCGGAAAGGCCTATGTGAAGGATATGGTAGCGGTCTCTGCACTTAACAAGCATGGGCTTGATGAGCTTTTGCAAAAAGTGCTGTCTTACCTTCCGGAAGGGGAGCCCTTCTTTGATGAAGAAAACCTAACGGACCTGCCTACCCGATTTTTTGTGGGTGAGTTGATCAGGGAGCAGGTTTACCAGCTTTACCAGGATGAGATCCCCTACCATACGGCAGTGCTGGTTCAGGAGTTCAAGGAAAAGTCGACCCTGATCAAGATCCAGGCTGATATAATAGTACAGCGGGATACCCAGAAGGGTATCATCCTGGGGGAACGGGGCAAAATGATCAAGGAATTGGGAACGAGGGCAAGGAAGGAAATTGAGAAATTCCTTGGCCAGAAGGTTTTCCTGGAACTCTTTGTGAAAGTGCGTCCCAAGTGGAGGGATAATGACCTGCACCTCAAGGAGTATGGTTACAATGGTTGA
- the glmS gene encoding glutamine--fructose-6-phosphate transaminase (isomerizing) gives MCGIVAYIGHKEAYPVILKGLKRLEYRGYDSAGVALLNNGLKVYKKKGKVADLEETLVGKDLHSNIGIGHTRWATHGEPSDRNAHPHRSQSGKLAMIHNGIIENYASIKQELVNKGYHFTSDTDTEVLLNFIEDIRINNGCPLEEAVRIALKRVVGAYVIVLMDEDDPETLIAARKGSPLVIGIGKGEHFLASDASPIIEYTKEVVYVNDYELAIIKADELVLKNLGNEKVTPFITKLDMELAAIEKGGYDHFMLKEIFEQPHTIFDCLRGRMDATVGSITMSGIQQYADQLVNANRIIMIACGTSWHAGLVAEYIFEELTRIPVEVEYASEFRYRNPIVHKGDVIIAISQSGETADTLVAIESAKEKGAIILGVVNVVGSSIARTSHGGAYTHAGPEIGVASTKAFTAQLAVLTMIALKIGQMKGTIDDKRFMHLLNELNDVPEKVSLVLQQDEQLKAIAEKYKDASDFLYLGRGYNFPVALEGALKLKEISYIHAEGYPAAEMKHGPIALVDEKLPVVFVATKDAYHEKVISNMQEIKARKGKVIAVVSEGDESAKGLADDIITVPFADELIAPMINVIPMQLLAYHIGVAKGLDVDKPRNLAKSVTVE, from the coding sequence ATGTGTGGAATAGTAGCCTATATAGGGCACAAAGAAGCTTATCCTGTTATCCTCAAAGGATTGAAAAGATTGGAATACCGCGGTTATGACAGTGCTGGTGTGGCACTGTTGAATAACGGGCTTAAAGTTTACAAGAAGAAGGGAAAGGTAGCCGACCTGGAAGAGACCCTGGTTGGAAAAGACCTTCACTCGAATATCGGCATTGGCCATACACGCTGGGCGACCCATGGCGAACCCAGTGACCGCAATGCCCACCCCCATCGGTCCCAAAGCGGCAAACTCGCCATGATCCATAATGGCATCATCGAGAATTACGCTTCCATCAAACAGGAACTGGTGAATAAGGGCTATCATTTTACGAGCGACACAGATACTGAGGTCCTGCTCAATTTCATTGAAGACATCCGTATCAACAATGGCTGCCCTCTGGAAGAGGCTGTTCGTATTGCCCTGAAGCGCGTGGTTGGCGCCTATGTGATCGTATTGATGGACGAAGATGACCCGGAAACGCTTATTGCCGCCCGCAAAGGTTCTCCCCTCGTCATTGGCATTGGCAAAGGTGAACATTTCCTAGCCAGCGATGCCTCCCCGATCATCGAATACACCAAGGAAGTGGTTTATGTCAATGACTATGAACTCGCCATCATCAAAGCAGATGAGTTGGTCCTGAAGAACCTTGGTAATGAGAAAGTAACCCCCTTCATCACCAAGCTGGATATGGAACTTGCGGCTATTGAGAAAGGCGGTTACGATCATTTCATGCTGAAAGAGATCTTCGAACAACCCCATACCATTTTTGACTGCTTGCGTGGAAGAATGGATGCCACTGTTGGCTCCATTACCATGAGTGGTATCCAGCAATATGCCGACCAACTGGTGAACGCCAACCGCATCATCATGATCGCTTGCGGAACAAGCTGGCATGCCGGACTGGTAGCAGAGTACATCTTCGAAGAACTGACCAGGATACCGGTAGAAGTGGAATACGCCTCTGAATTCAGGTACCGGAACCCCATTGTCCATAAAGGGGATGTCATCATCGCCATTTCCCAAAGCGGGGAAACAGCGGATACCCTGGTAGCTATCGAAAGTGCCAAGGAAAAAGGCGCGATCATCCTGGGTGTGGTGAACGTAGTGGGGTCCTCCATTGCCAGGACATCCCACGGCGGCGCCTATACGCACGCCGGACCGGAGATCGGCGTTGCCAGTACGAAAGCATTTACCGCCCAACTTGCGGTACTGACCATGATCGCCCTCAAGATCGGACAAATGAAGGGTACGATAGATGACAAGCGCTTCATGCACCTGTTGAATGAACTCAACGATGTACCTGAAAAGGTATCACTGGTACTACAACAGGACGAGCAATTGAAGGCCATTGCTGAAAAATATAAGGACGCCAGCGACTTCCTCTACCTGGGAAGGGGCTACAACTTCCCTGTTGCCCTCGAAGGAGCGCTTAAACTCAAAGAGATCTCCTATATCCATGCTGAAGGCTACCCGGCTGCTGAAATGAAACACGGGCCAATTGCGCTGGTTGATGAGAAACTCCCGGTAGTATTCGTAGCCACCAAGGATGCCTACCACGAAAAAGTGATCAGCAATATGCAGGAGATCAAGGCAAGGAAAGGAAAGGTCATTGCCGTGGTTAGTGAAGGGGATGAATCAGCAAAAGGACTCGCAGATGATATCATTACCGTCCCCTTTGCAGATGAATTGATCGCCCCAATGATCAATGTGATCCCTATGCAGTTGCTTGCTTACCACATTGGCGTGGCAAAAGGTTTGGATGTTGACAAACCCCGCAACCTGGCCAAGAGTGTAACAGTAGAATAA
- a CDS encoding DUF4954 family protein, with protein sequence MNIIKKSPLSALGYDFIPSNFLPKGKDEYYLRNKQNKSGISYRQLTAYEIEVLVRNRNQSDDWNKLLVSDAFNPELVKNCKFFGLVRIGKLEPYCIEFNNLRMPVGLYNSTIISCDFGDNVVIDNVNYLSHYIIGSEVILVNINELATTNHSKFGNGILKEGEQENIRIWLEVCNENGGRKILPFDGMLPGDAYLWTRHRQDSELQQKFVEFTQERFDNRRGYYGNIGDRTVIKNSRIIKDVWIGSDAYIKGANKLKNLTINSNPDAKTQIGEGCELVNGIIGIGCRIFYGVKAVRFFMASHSQLKYGARLINSYLGNNATISCCEVLNSLIFPAHEQHHNNSFLCAALVMGQSNMAAGATIGSNHNSRGADGELIAGRGFWPGLCVSLKHNSRFATYSILAKGDFPAELNINLPFSLISNDVTNDRLVIMPGYWFQYNMYALARNSWKYIDRDKRTDKTQLIEYDYLAPDSVNEIVVALQLIAKAAGKAWYSANKQILPGEEAVIAKGRELLEKDSPELRTLTILLDKAENSQRPAVIIKAGMAYQWYHKLIRYYTAREILLFAQQNKITTLSGIKSALPKAGVRKSFENIGGQLIEKSVIEHCLQQVKQGKIRNWEQLHQFYQKQGEQYHSAKFNHALATFKEVYGIDLSGSASELVDLLKESTAIRQQLSDNIVLSRKKDYQNAFRKMVYDNDQEMETVIGKLEDNGFIQEDQKATQQYKRAINALLKK encoded by the coding sequence ATGAACATTATCAAGAAGAGCCCGCTGTCCGCACTGGGTTATGACTTTATCCCATCCAACTTCCTTCCCAAGGGTAAGGACGAATACTACCTCCGCAACAAACAGAATAAAAGCGGCATCAGTTACCGCCAACTTACCGCCTATGAGATAGAAGTATTGGTACGCAACCGGAACCAAAGCGATGATTGGAATAAGTTGCTGGTATCCGATGCTTTCAATCCGGAACTGGTCAAGAACTGTAAGTTCTTTGGGCTTGTCAGGATCGGCAAACTGGAACCCTATTGTATTGAGTTCAACAACCTCCGAATGCCCGTTGGACTTTACAACAGCACCATTATCAGCTGTGATTTCGGGGACAATGTAGTGATCGACAATGTTAACTACCTCTCCCATTACATCATTGGCAGCGAGGTGATACTCGTCAATATCAATGAGCTGGCCACCACCAACCATTCCAAGTTCGGGAATGGTATCCTGAAAGAAGGCGAACAGGAAAATATCAGGATCTGGCTGGAAGTATGCAATGAGAACGGGGGAAGAAAGATCCTGCCATTCGATGGCATGCTGCCGGGTGATGCCTACCTATGGACACGCCACCGGCAGGACTCAGAACTACAGCAGAAATTTGTAGAATTTACCCAGGAACGCTTCGACAATCGACGCGGGTATTATGGCAATATCGGTGACAGGACCGTCATTAAAAACTCCAGGATCATCAAGGATGTCTGGATTGGTTCCGACGCCTATATCAAAGGGGCAAACAAGTTAAAGAACCTCACCATCAACTCCAACCCCGATGCCAAAACACAGATAGGGGAAGGGTGTGAATTGGTGAATGGCATTATAGGCATAGGGTGTAGGATTTTTTATGGTGTGAAGGCAGTTCGATTCTTCATGGCTTCGCACTCGCAGCTGAAATATGGGGCCAGGCTGATCAACTCTTACCTGGGAAACAATGCCACCATTTCCTGCTGTGAAGTATTGAACTCCCTGATCTTTCCGGCCCACGAACAACACCACAACAACTCCTTTCTTTGTGCCGCACTCGTAATGGGCCAGAGCAATATGGCAGCAGGGGCAACCATTGGCTCCAACCATAACTCAAGGGGAGCGGATGGGGAGCTTATTGCTGGCAGGGGATTTTGGCCAGGACTATGTGTGAGCCTTAAGCACAACTCCAGGTTTGCCACCTACAGCATCCTGGCCAAAGGAGATTTCCCGGCTGAACTGAATATCAACCTTCCCTTCTCCCTGATCAGCAATGATGTTACCAATGACAGGCTGGTCATCATGCCTGGCTATTGGTTTCAATACAACATGTACGCCCTTGCAAGGAATTCCTGGAAATATATCGACAGGGACAAGAGGACAGATAAGACCCAGTTGATCGAGTATGACTACCTGGCACCAGATAGCGTAAATGAAATAGTAGTGGCCCTTCAACTGATTGCAAAAGCCGCTGGTAAAGCATGGTATAGCGCCAACAAGCAGATCCTGCCGGGTGAGGAAGCCGTAATCGCAAAGGGCAGGGAGCTATTGGAAAAGGATAGCCCGGAGTTAAGAACACTAACCATCCTTCTGGATAAGGCAGAAAACAGCCAGAGGCCAGCGGTGATCATTAAGGCAGGGATGGCCTATCAATGGTACCATAAACTGATCCGCTACTATACAGCCCGCGAGATCCTCCTTTTTGCACAACAAAACAAGATCACTACCCTCTCAGGAATCAAATCCGCCCTGCCCAAAGCTGGTGTAAGGAAGTCATTTGAAAACATTGGTGGTCAGCTGATCGAAAAATCGGTTATCGAGCATTGCCTTCAACAGGTAAAACAAGGCAAGATCCGCAACTGGGAACAGTTACACCAATTCTACCAGAAACAAGGAGAACAATATCATTCAGCAAAATTCAACCATGCCCTGGCCACCTTTAAGGAGGTATATGGCATTGATCTTTCAGGTAGTGCAAGTGAACTGGTTGACCTTTTGAAAGAAAGCACGGCCATTCGCCAGCAACTAAGCGACAATATTGTTTTATCCAGGAAAAAGGATTACCAAAACGCTTTCCGGAAAATGGTTTACGACAATGACCAGGAAATGGAAACAGTGATCGGGAAACTTGAAGACAATGGCTTCATCCAGGAAGACCAGAAAGCGACCCAGCAATACAAAAGAGCCATCAATGCCTTGTTGAAAAAATAG